A part of Chanos chanos chromosome 9, fChaCha1.1, whole genome shotgun sequence genomic DNA contains:
- the ppdpfa gene encoding pancreatic progenitor cell differentiation and proliferation factor A, which produces MAAIPSSGSLIATHDYYRRRIGSTSSNSSCGSSEYTGEVIPHPPGLSRQDSGHWWSTFFFGKQNQPGTLNGSDPQQKTGSYTVVNGQVTCVAREMVLKRQMSESSDSGKNEPGIPTPS; this is translated from the exons ATGGCAGCAATTCCATCCAGCGGCTCCCTCATCGCCACTCATGATTACTACCGAA GACGCATAGGATCCACATCCAGCAACAGCTCCTGTGGCAGTTCGGAGTACACGGGAGAAGTCATTCCACACCCCCCAG gTTTGTCCAGGCAAGACTCTGGCCACTGGTGGTCCACTTTCTTTTTTGGGAAACAGAACCAACCGGGCACGCTCAACGGATCTGATCCCCAGCAGAA GACTGGAAGCTACACGGTGGTAAACGGTCAGGTGACCTGTGTCGCCAGGGAGATGGTACTGAAGAGGCAGATGAGTGAGAGTAGTGACTCTGGGAAGAATGAGCCTGGGATCCCAACTCCCTCATAG
- the ptk6a gene encoding protein-tyrosine kinase 6 produces the protein MEKLGCTCPDFNFKNVWDGVVDYFRRCKANIPSKGKSADNAGTNEIETGVYEVHKTPNFLPPQSSSETDNSTVIYKALWSFEARAEDELSFKKGDQFKILERSPTGDWWKAERIDRNGEAKATGFVPHNYLARQEAVDSQPWYFGKLNRFETQSLLMAPGNEVGAFLVRQSEKEDVGCVLSVKVSEKEVTHFKVHEDEEGGFFVDQNDTFSSLGELVEFYRTNFMGSNTKLKEPCMRPEPKPQDLSHITVDDWELPKNQFSLEEQLGSGYFADVYRGKWKGMVNVAIKILKNNDTLDHKEFQLETQILKKLRHRHLISLFAICTDTTPFYIITELMEKGNLLYFLRGQEGRSLDFMALTDMASQVADGMAYLESQNSIHRDLAARNVLVGGDCICKVADFGLARVIKEPFYESEDKTIPYKWSAPEAISHGRFSNKSDVWSFGVLLYEIFSYGGAPYPTYSNHEVFRLISSGYRMPSPLNCPDHIYDIMHLCWKGPPNERPDFRELKPLLEEAGRYSDWTGEYDSDTADPPEGSNEKNQPLEKAETES, from the exons ATGGAGAAGTTGGGCTGTACCTGTCCcgattttaattttaaaaatgtttgggACGGAGTTGTCGACTATTTTAGGAGATGCAAAGCAAACATCCCTTCCAAAGGGAAGAGCGCTGACAACGCGGGAACAAATGAAATAGAAACAGGAGTATACGAAGTCCATAAAACTCCCAATTTTCTCCCGCCCCAGTCTTCATCTGAAACTGATAATAGCACGGTCATCTACAAGGCGCTTTGGTCATTTGAGGCTCGAGCGGAGGACgaactttcatttaaaaaaggagACCAGTTCAAAATTCTTGAGCGCTCCCCGACAGGCGACTGGTGGAAAGCGGAGAGAATAGATCGAAATGGAGAGGCTAAGGCCACTGGCTTTGTCCCTCACAATTACCTGGCAAGACAAGAGGCTGTCGACTCCCAGCC ATGGTATTTTGGGAAGTTGAATCGCTTTGAGACCCAAAGCTTGCTAATGGCTCCCGGGAATGAGGTGGGGGCCTTCTTGGTgcgacagagtgagaaagaagacGTGGGCTGCGTGCTGTCAG TgaaagtgagtgaaaaagaggtGACGCACTTTAAGGTACATGAGGATGAAGAGGGTGGCTTTTTCGTCGACCAGAACGACACATTCTCAAGTCTGGGAGAGCTGGTGGAGTTCTACAGGACAAATTTCATGGGTTCCAACACCAAGCTAAAAGAGCCATGTATGCGG CCAGAGCCCAAGCCCCAGGACCTGTCCCATATTACAGTGGATGACTGGGAACTACCCAAGAACCAGTTCAGTCTGGAGGAGCAACTGGGCAGTGGTTACTTTGCTGACGTTTACCGGGGCAAGTGGAAGGGTATGGTCAACGTAGCCATCAAAATCCTCAAAAACAACG acactTTGGATCATAAGGAATTTCAGTTAGAGACTCAAATACTGAAGAAACTTAGACACAGACATCTCATCTCGCTCTTTGCCATCTGTACGGACACGACCCCCTTCTACATCATCACTGAGCTCATGGAGAAAGGCAATCTGCTCTACTTCCTGCGAG GGCAGGAAGGTCGAAGCCTTGATTTTATGGCCCTCACTGACATGGCTTCCCAGGTGGCTGACGGAATGGCTTATTTGGAATCCCAAAACAGTATTCACAGGGACCTGGCTGCACGGAATGTTCTAGTAGGGGGGGACTGCATCTGTAAAGTGGCTGATTTCGGCTTGGCCCGAGTCATTAAG GAACCGTTTTATGAGTCTGAGGATAAGACAATACCATATAAGTGGAGTGCACCAGAGGCCATCAGTCATGGAAGATTTTCTAACAAATCAGACGTGTGGTCATTTGGTGTTCTCCTCTACGAAATATTCAGCTATGGCGGTGCCCCATATCCAA CTTACTCCAATCACGAGGTGTTTCGACTCATCTCCTCCGGCTACAGAATGCCTTCCCCCCTGAACTGTCCGGACCATATTTATGACATAATGCACTTGTGCTGGAAAGGACCGCCAAACGAACGGCCTGACTTCAGAGAGCTGAAACCTCTCTTGGAAGAAGCAGGTCGCTATTCCGACTGGACAGGAGAGTACGACAGTGACACTGCAGatccaccagagggcagcaATGAGAAAAATCAGCCTCTTGAAAAAGCTGAGACAGAATCCTGA